The window atttctaaaattacaaTCAAGGAAGGGAGAactatattcatatatatataagaaaaaaaaagagaaaaaaagaaagaacaaacaatATCCACATCTATAAACCCAAAACTCACGTATAAAGCGTcctatttcatataattatcaTCTATAGAACACTAGTcaaatccttcttcttcttcttcttcttctttttttaaattttctccCAAGTCCACCATCTTTCCACTATTTCCACATTCACCCCcattcctcctcctcctcctcctcctcctcctcctccattTCTATTTTCCAACCCAATATTCACATTGAACTTTAACAAGACAATAATGAAAGCCCCTCCTAACGCCATGGGAGCTCTCGTTTGAAAACTACATTTATCATCATATCTCTGTATTcaaattagagagaaaagggtaatttttatcaagtaaaaaaagaaaaagaaagattttttttccttttttttctttttcaatattcgATAATAAGGCCTCCCATTGGAGCTCTGTGAGGAATTCCCTTCCTTCGTTTAGCTGTTCTGTAACTAACCAGCGTTGGCGGTGGCGTCGACGGTGTAAAACTCTGCACGACTCTGTTCTTATTGCTGTTCTTCATTATTCTTCCTTGACTGCTATTACTACTGTACGATGAATCCTCTGAATCCGATCCCATCACTCTTCGTTTCTTCTCATAGTTCTTTGATGTTCCAACAATCTACAACAAAACCCACAATTCAATTTCTCCCAATTCTTCCACATTCATTACAATTATCACTACTGAAacatagaagaagaagaaaaaaaaaagtcgaTTTCATTACATTACCTTACATCCAAGAGAACAGAATCGAAACGAATCGAGAAGACTCCGTTCACATACTTCACACGTGTTCGTTACCCCTTTCCCAGGCCTAGGCTGTGGCCGCTCATTCAAGAAAACAACTCTCGCGCTGTTGATAATGTAGGTTTGAACTCCGGTTATGTCCAGAACTTTCTGAATCTCAGATACCCTTATCACATCATGATATGAAGATCTTCTAATCTGTACgaaaaaaaacagagacaatca of the Cucumis sativus cultivar 9930 chromosome 3, Cucumber_9930_V3, whole genome shotgun sequence genome contains:
- the LOC101209912 gene encoding uncharacterized protein LOC101209912: MGLAGSPVDEDNRWPPWLKPLLRESFFVQCKFHADSHKSECNMYCLDCMNGALCSLCLAFHKDHRAIQIRRSSYHDVIRVSEIQKVLDITGVQTYIINSARVVFLNERPQPRPGKGVTNTCEVCERSLLDSFRFCSLGCKIVGTSKNYEKKRRVMGSDSEDSSYSSNSSQGRIMKNSNKNRVVQSFTPSTPPPTLVSYRTAKRRKGIPHRAPMGGLIIEY